One Mycobacteroides abscessus ATCC 19977 genomic window carries:
- a CDS encoding UPF0182 family protein: protein MGMRPNGALPRLTRRSRRLVAASLVIVVLLLIGPRLVDTYINWLWFGELGFRGVFTTVLLTRLALFLIVGTLVAAVVFAGFGLAYRARPVFVPAKGPGDALAQYRALILSRVRLFLIGVPILIGVLAGVVAQSYWMPVQLFLEGGDFGIKDPQFGLDLGFFAFDLPFYRFVLTYLFIAASIALIVNGLVHYIFGGIRLSGRSGTLSRPARIQLITFAGILVLLKVAAYWLDRYELLSHTRAGKPFTGAGYTDINAVLPAKLILLAIAVICAVAVFSALVLKDLRIPAIGLALLLLSSLVVGAGWPLIVEQFSVKPNAAQKESEYIARSIKATRDAYGLTDDVVTYRDYSGTASSPAGSQQLAKQVAADRSTIANIRVLDPNIISPAFTQLQQGKNFYAFPDALSIDRYQDKNGSLRDYVVAARELDPAKLRDNQRDWINRHTVYTHGNGFIAAPANTVRGVADKPDENGGYPEFLVNAVDDNGKVLSDGPAPLAQPRVYYGPIIASDTNDYAIVGKNGNDREYDYENNAGTKNSTYTGSGGVPVGGALARTVFGLKYAERNFLFSNVIGDNSKILFNRDPSRRVEAVAPWLTVDSGTYPAIVDKRLVWIVDGYTTLDNYPYSQQTSLSEATFDSQVGRTGGALPNQQVSYIRNSVKATVDAYDGTVTLYQQDEKDPVLKAWMKIFPGTVKPKADISDDLKRHLRYPEDLFKVQRTLLARYHVNDPVTFFSTSDFWQVPDDPNAPTGSQPPYYIVAKDITKNDNSASFQLTSALNRFQRDFLAAYVSASSDPETYGKITVLTVPGTVQGPKLVNNAITTDNQVSSHVGIIKNQNILKWGNLLTLPVANGGLLFVEPLYASPGQGDQSSYPRLIRVGMYYNGKVGYATTVRDALDMVFGPGAGATATAPAVEPGAMPPAPPGGQNVPVVPPVTPPPTGSAELSSAKAAALQEVQRAIGEVKEAQKSGDFARYGQALKGLDDAMTKFTQAR from the coding sequence GTGGGAATGCGGCCAAATGGGGCTCTGCCACGATTGACCCGACGGAGCCGGCGACTGGTCGCCGCGTCGTTGGTGATTGTGGTGTTGTTGTTGATCGGGCCGCGCCTGGTCGACACCTACATCAACTGGCTGTGGTTTGGTGAGCTCGGCTTCCGCGGTGTGTTCACCACCGTGCTGCTGACTCGTCTCGCGCTGTTCTTGATCGTTGGAACACTGGTCGCTGCCGTGGTTTTCGCCGGCTTCGGGTTGGCGTACCGTGCTCGCCCCGTGTTCGTGCCCGCCAAGGGGCCGGGTGACGCGCTGGCGCAGTACCGGGCGCTGATTCTGTCGCGGGTGCGGCTCTTCCTCATCGGTGTTCCCATACTTATCGGCGTACTGGCCGGTGTTGTGGCCCAAAGCTATTGGATGCCTGTGCAGCTGTTCCTGGAAGGCGGGGACTTCGGTATCAAGGATCCGCAGTTCGGATTGGACCTCGGCTTCTTCGCCTTCGACTTGCCGTTCTACCGCTTCGTGTTGACCTACCTGTTCATCGCGGCGTCTATCGCGCTGATCGTCAACGGCTTGGTGCACTACATCTTTGGCGGCATCCGGCTTTCCGGGCGCTCTGGAACCCTGTCGCGTCCCGCCCGCATCCAGCTGATTACCTTCGCCGGAATCCTGGTGCTACTCAAGGTGGCCGCGTACTGGCTCGACCGCTACGAGTTGCTGTCGCACACGCGTGCCGGTAAGCCGTTCACCGGTGCCGGCTACACCGACATCAACGCGGTGCTGCCGGCCAAGCTGATCCTGCTGGCCATCGCCGTGATCTGCGCGGTCGCCGTGTTCTCGGCGCTGGTGTTGAAGGATCTGCGGATTCCCGCGATCGGCCTGGCACTGTTGCTGCTGTCATCGCTGGTGGTCGGTGCCGGGTGGCCGCTCATCGTTGAGCAGTTCAGTGTCAAACCCAATGCGGCGCAGAAGGAGAGCGAGTACATCGCGCGCAGCATCAAGGCGACGCGGGACGCGTACGGTCTGACCGATGACGTGGTGACCTACCGCGACTACAGCGGCACGGCCTCGTCGCCCGCAGGCAGCCAGCAGTTGGCCAAGCAGGTCGCGGCCGACCGGTCCACGATCGCCAATATCCGGGTGCTGGATCCGAACATCATCAGCCCGGCCTTTACTCAGCTGCAGCAGGGTAAGAACTTCTACGCCTTCCCGGATGCGTTGTCGATCGACCGCTATCAGGACAAGAACGGATCGCTGCGCGACTATGTGGTCGCGGCGCGCGAGCTGGATCCGGCGAAACTTCGTGACAACCAGCGGGACTGGATCAACCGGCACACCGTGTACACCCACGGCAACGGATTCATCGCGGCTCCGGCCAACACCGTCCGGGGAGTGGCCGACAAGCCGGACGAGAACGGCGGTTACCCAGAGTTCTTGGTGAACGCCGTCGACGACAACGGCAAGGTGCTCTCCGACGGCCCGGCGCCGCTGGCTCAGCCCCGCGTCTACTACGGCCCGATCATCGCCAGCGACACCAACGACTACGCGATCGTCGGAAAGAACGGCAATGATCGTGAGTACGACTACGAGAACAATGCCGGGACCAAGAACAGCACCTACACCGGCAGTGGCGGTGTTCCCGTTGGCGGTGCGCTGGCGCGCACGGTCTTCGGTCTTAAATACGCCGAACGGAACTTCCTGTTCTCCAACGTGATTGGGGATAACAGCAAGATCCTGTTCAACCGTGACCCGAGTCGTCGGGTGGAAGCGGTGGCTCCGTGGCTCACCGTCGACAGTGGCACCTATCCGGCGATCGTCGACAAGCGGCTGGTGTGGATTGTCGACGGCTATACCACGCTGGACAACTACCCGTATTCGCAGCAGACGTCGTTGTCGGAAGCCACTTTTGACAGCCAGGTCGGCAGGACCGGGGGAGCGCTGCCCAACCAGCAGGTCTCGTACATCAGGAACTCGGTGAAGGCGACGGTGGATGCCTATGACGGCACGGTGACCCTGTATCAGCAGGACGAGAAGGACCCCGTGCTCAAGGCATGGATGAAGATCTTCCCGGGAACGGTGAAGCCCAAGGCCGATATCTCGGATGACCTCAAGCGCCACCTGCGCTACCCGGAGGATCTGTTCAAGGTGCAGCGGACGTTGTTGGCCCGCTATCACGTCAACGATCCGGTGACGTTCTTCTCGACCAGTGATTTCTGGCAGGTGCCTGATGATCCGAACGCACCTACCGGGTCGCAGCCGCCGTACTACATTGTGGCGAAGGACATTACGAAGAACGATAATTCCGCGTCGTTCCAGTTGACCAGCGCGCTCAACAGGTTCCAGCGTGACTTCCTGGCCGCTTACGTCAGCGCCAGCTCAGACCCCGAGACCTACGGCAAGATCACGGTGCTCACCGTGCCGGGGACCGTACAGGGACCCAAGCTGGTGAACAACGCGATCACCACCGACAACCAGGTGTCCTCGCATGTCGGCATCATCAAGAACCAGAACATCCTCAAATGGGGCAACTTGTTGACGCTGCCGGTGGCCAACGGCGGGCTACTGTTCGTCGAACCGCTGTATGCATCGCCGGGTCAGGGCGATCAGTCCTCGTACCCGCGCCTGATCCGGGTGGGCATGTACTACAACGGCAAGGTCGGCTATGCGACCACCGTCAGGGACGCGCTCGACATGGTGTTCGGCCCCGGTGCGGGTGCGACGGCGACCGCTCCGGCTGTGGAGCCCGGCGCCATGCCGCCGGCTCCCCCGGGTGGCCAGAACGTCCCCGTGGTGCCGCCGGTGACGCCACCGCCCACAGGGTCCGCCGAGCTGTCCTCGGCGAAGGCAGCGGCGCTGCAGGAGGTTCAGCGGGCCATTGGCGAGGTGAAGGAAGCTCAGAAGAGCGGAGACTTCGCGCGGTACGGGCAGGCCCTCAAGGGGCTGGACGACGCCATGACGAAGTTCACACAAGCGAGGTAG
- a CDS encoding cupin domain-containing protein has protein sequence MQKRSIDAVIRQLFERADNGHNAADTVVGGHERILRQTVIALREGAELGEHESPGEATIYVIRGSVRLVAGAEHWDGRAGDLIEIPDARHSLQALTDSAVLLTVAKRRG, from the coding sequence ATGCAGAAACGCTCGATCGACGCAGTGATACGTCAGCTGTTCGAGCGTGCCGACAACGGCCACAACGCCGCGGACACGGTTGTCGGCGGGCATGAACGGATACTGCGCCAGACGGTGATTGCCCTGCGTGAAGGCGCCGAACTGGGTGAGCACGAGAGCCCGGGCGAGGCCACCATCTACGTCATCCGAGGTTCGGTGCGTCTGGTGGCAGGCGCCGAACATTGGGACGGTCGTGCGGGTGATCTGATCGAGATTCCCGATGCCCGACACTCGCTGCAGGCTCTGACCGACTCGGCGGTCCTGCTCACCGTGGCCAAGCGCCGTGGCTAG
- a CDS encoding Clp protease N-terminal domain-containing protein, producing MYVEAAIGRVMFHLFNERSRQVIVIAQEEARERQHNYLGAEHLLLGLVGEGTGLGARLLATAGVRFENGARVIQQLVPLGQEPPAEKMSFTPGAQRTLELAVTASESRRHTEICTGHLLLGLVDAADPTIIQIWERLSVDVLDLWDNVRAHLDENLGD from the coding sequence ATGTACGTCGAGGCGGCGATAGGGAGGGTCATGTTCCATCTGTTCAACGAGCGCTCTCGGCAGGTCATCGTGATCGCACAGGAAGAAGCGCGCGAACGGCAGCACAACTACCTCGGAGCAGAGCACCTCCTGTTGGGTCTGGTGGGCGAAGGGACCGGGCTCGGCGCCCGTCTGCTTGCCACCGCGGGCGTCCGGTTCGAAAACGGGGCACGGGTGATTCAGCAACTCGTCCCGCTGGGCCAGGAACCACCCGCAGAGAAGATGTCGTTCACGCCAGGCGCGCAACGCACACTTGAACTGGCCGTGACCGCCTCGGAGAGCAGGCGGCACACGGAGATCTGCACCGGGCACCTACTTCTGGGCCTCGTCGACGCCGCGGATCCCACCATCATCCAGATATGGGAGCGGCTCAGCGTCGATGTTCTCGACCTGTGGGACAACGTCCGGGCACACCTGGACGAGAACCTCGGCGACTAG
- a CDS encoding MmpS family transport accessory protein has product MALTATLMTACTAAVGATAFGASLAITPQPPDTVLYVISSDRPITAITWRDSLGHMRDQPVDGAQRTWTWTFTSDVANPPYFVSAQSAGATVTCRLIVNGKVKVEDTTTGHASTATCHG; this is encoded by the coding sequence ATGGCACTCACAGCAACTCTGATGACCGCTTGCACCGCCGCCGTCGGTGCCACTGCATTCGGCGCTTCACTCGCCATCACCCCACAGCCCCCGGACACTGTCCTCTACGTCATCAGCTCGGATCGGCCGATCACGGCGATCACCTGGAGAGACAGTCTTGGCCACATGCGCGATCAGCCGGTTGACGGCGCCCAGCGCACTTGGACCTGGACCTTTACCAGCGACGTGGCGAACCCGCCGTACTTCGTCAGCGCTCAATCCGCTGGCGCCACCGTGACGTGCCGCTTGATCGTCAACGGCAAGGTCAAGGTCGAGGACACCACCACCGGCCACGCCTCGACGGCCACCTGCCACGGCTAG
- a CDS encoding heme-binding protein, which translates to MSSIPGFVTYTGIALAALGVSTFGAPLAAAEDPPNCTPADLLGVTSGVAASESVYLHTHPEVNDFFNGFKGKSRSEIRSAIDGYMAANPDVKADLDGIRQPVTDFKERCGVAVSPIN; encoded by the coding sequence ATGTCGTCCATACCAGGATTTGTGACCTATACAGGGATTGCCCTCGCTGCCCTGGGTGTGTCCACCTTTGGTGCGCCGTTGGCCGCGGCGGAAGACCCGCCCAACTGCACACCGGCAGATCTGCTGGGCGTGACCTCCGGTGTGGCGGCCTCCGAATCGGTCTACCTGCACACACACCCCGAGGTGAATGATTTCTTCAACGGCTTCAAGGGCAAATCGAGAAGCGAAATACGTTCGGCGATTGACGGATACATGGCCGCCAACCCCGACGTTAAGGCAGACCTCGACGGCATCCGCCAGCCGGTGACCGACTTCAAGGAACGTTGCGGTGTCGCGGTAAGTCCCATCAATTGA
- a CDS encoding DUF4241 domain-containing protein, which produces MEAEDITYLGASSGGARPMSLVDPSRFAPWHCPPPLFRNVELGRVEVSSGRLAIRDVYDRDHPQVVLNVAPGNYRVWSTELDLRTNPRGPLFRPAYLSIQLSDAPPRRIDFPEDLYGTPAPPYGIGVSTDLGMILLHDAEALSPHEFEALDRSWERAWESDRDYSDVYTASGATVITCKTVIDKARHPIVASYDAKNQPVGIHVDFGVLGASQAALRNSRGRLRRWGAAAGRLLRRK; this is translated from the coding sequence GTGGAGGCCGAGGACATCACCTACCTCGGTGCGAGCAGTGGAGGGGCCCGGCCGATGTCTCTTGTTGACCCATCCCGGTTCGCGCCCTGGCACTGCCCACCTCCCCTGTTCCGGAACGTCGAGCTGGGTCGGGTCGAGGTTTCCTCTGGCCGGCTGGCGATTCGGGACGTCTACGACCGCGATCATCCACAAGTAGTTCTGAACGTGGCACCCGGAAACTACCGCGTGTGGTCCACCGAGCTCGATCTGCGGACAAACCCCAGGGGCCCGTTGTTTCGGCCGGCGTATCTCTCGATCCAACTCTCTGACGCGCCGCCTAGACGAATCGACTTCCCCGAAGACCTGTATGGAACACCTGCTCCCCCATACGGAATCGGTGTCTCGACCGACCTAGGCATGATTCTGCTCCACGACGCCGAAGCGCTCTCCCCTCATGAGTTCGAGGCTTTGGACCGCAGCTGGGAGCGTGCGTGGGAAAGCGATCGGGACTATTCGGATGTCTATACCGCGAGCGGTGCCACGGTCATCACCTGTAAAACGGTGATCGACAAGGCCCGTCACCCGATTGTGGCCAGTTACGATGCCAAGAACCAGCCCGTCGGAATCCACGTCGACTTCGGTGTGCTCGGTGCTTCCCAAGCCGCACTGCGGAATTCGCGCGGTCGTCTCCGGCGTTGGGGCGCCGCCGCCGGACGGTTGTTGCGCCGCAAGTAG